A portion of the Betta splendens chromosome 2, fBetSpl5.4, whole genome shotgun sequence genome contains these proteins:
- the LOC114845399 gene encoding FERM domain-containing protein 7 isoform X2 → MGDGGRRTGSFTARTRVSKETKLRLRVIFLDDSERTFEVEQKVLGGDFFNKVCGHLKLLEKEYFGLEFRHCSGSYVYSKLTNIPIYTDPHIQSQPCNSLLLQVWLELLKPLAKQIKHTNDLFFRFIVKFFPPDPGQLKRGLTRYLFALQIKQDLSNGSLTCNDNSAALLVSHILQSELGDYDDDLDCQHLEMKQYVPNQEYIDHKIIRFHKKHRGMSPADSDIQLLEVARKLDMYSIRPHPAHDGEGMRINLAVTHSGVLVFQGNTKINTFSWAKIRKLSFKRKHFLIKLHDQVRPSCKDTLEFSMASRDVCKSFWKMCVEYHAFFRLAEEPKAVHKTLLSCKGSSFRYSGRTQKQLLECMGSGEKKPLHFERTHCQSDFDPRQCRSSPDLLTDVSKQRAGHALAVHSQDEFEPHHRGATDVEMERGGAKRSYSTVEVTQRYHPLSQAASHSSSLHQSTPSPKMRSASTSIMDDVSGGRIGAYRQAQRLAGVYGNRSRRRPNPQPHPDAAQQLVLLYPNNPAYQYHPVLPTFPFAGSSPLNRHPYLTDYVAVSSLERFPMARRRDYVPVDSLSRQPFYPLGHDSPSHSPIRRNLRPSGSGGLGLARVYQQGSNGSRFLGVGRTEAGHYSDDSNFLPGLPRRVASQPDVKFHLSRGSNPAFNPASEFRPLGYYPHLTRPSRPTYLPLNSSPLPERPTSLCMIGGAAGSYSDSDPEVFYPYYCPPPPLGRMARPSGLARMRFSSGSLQLDEEEEEEEDAAEKEKVKKELMGEVKKEGQQDRDKTKSPAKITEVTI, encoded by the exons atggggGACGGTGGCAGGCGGACGGGGAGTTTCACGGCCAGGACCCGCGTCTCCAAGGAGACCAAGCTCCGGCTGCGCGTGATCTTCCTGGATGATAGTGAGCGCACGTTCGAGGTGGAG cAAAAGGTTTTAGGAGGCGACTTTTTCAACAAAGTGTGTGGTcatctgaagctgctggagaaAGAGTACTTTGGACTGGAGTTCAGACACTGCAGCGGCAGCTATGTATACAGCAAACTAACAAACATACCAATATATACAGACCCACACATACAGAGTCAACCATGTAATTCCCTTCTGTTGCAGGTCTGGTTGGAGTTACTGAAGCCACTGGCCAAACAGATCAAGC ACACCAACGATCTGTTCTTCAGGTTTATCGTCAAATTCTTCCCACCAGACCCCGGGCAGCTCAAGAGAGGCCTCACCAG GTATCTTTTTGCCTTACAGATAAAGCAGGACTTGTCTAATGGCAGCTTGACATGTAATGACAACAGTGCCGCCCTGCTGGTCTCCCACATATTGCAGT CAGAGCTAGGGGACTATGATGATGATCTGGACTGTCAGCATTTAGAGATGAAGCAGTATGTCCCAAACCAGGAATATATAGATCACAAGATCATTAGGTTCCACAAGAAACACAG AGGCATGTCTCCAGCAGACTCAGACATCCAACTGCTGGAAGTGGCAAGGAAGTTGGACATGTACAGCATTAGGCCTCACCCAGCACACGATGGAGAGGGAATGAGAATCAACCTGGCTGTCACACATTCTGGAGTACTGGTCTTTCAA GGTAACACCAAAATCAACACGTTTAGCTGGGCGAAAATCCGCAAACTGAGCTTCAAACGCAAACATTTCCTCATCAAACTACACGACCAAGTCAGG CCATCGTGTAAGGACACCCTTGAGTTCTCTATGGCGAGTCGTGATGTGTGCAAGTCGTTCTGGAAGATGTGTGTAGAGTACCACGCTTTCTTCAGATTGGCTGAGGAGCCCAAGGCAGTACACAAAACACTACTGTCCTGTAAGGGCTCCAGCTTCAGATACAG TGGACGAACACAGAAGCAGTTGCTTGAGTGCATGGGATCAGGGGAGAAAAAGCCTTTGCACTTTGAGAG AACTCACTGCCAGTCTGACTTTGATCCAAGACAGTGCAGGTCATCTCCTGATCTCCTGACAGATGTCTCCAAACAA CGGGCGGGTCACGCCTTGGCAGTCCACAGTCAGGACGAGTTTGAGCCCCATCATCGAGGTGCCACTGATGTTGAAATGGAGCGGGGAGGAGCTAAACGCAGCTATTCAACTGTTGAGGTCACCCAGAGGTACCATCCTCTCTCCCAGGCTGCTTCCCACTCCTCATCTCTCCACCAGTCAACTCCATCTCCGAAGATGAGGTCAGCGTCgacatccatcatggatgaCGTGAGCGGTGGGCGCATCGGGGCATACCGCCAAGCCCAAAGGTTAGCTGGTGTTTATGGCAACCGGTCACGGCGTCGACCCAATCCTCAACCACACCCGGATGCTGCACAGCAACTGGTTCTTCTATATCCAAACAACCCTGCCTACCAGTATCACCCTGTCCTCCCAACATTTCCATTCGCTGGTTCCTCACCACTCAACCGTCATCCCTACTTGACGGACTACGTTGCCGTCTCATCCCTGGAACGTTTCCCAATGGCAAGAAGGCGAGATTATGTGCCAGTGGACAGTCTATCGAGACAGCCCTTCTACCCATTAGGTCATGATTCTCCGAGTCATTCACCAATCAGGAGAAACCTTCGCCCCTCTGGATCAGGCGGGCTGGGATTGGCTAGAGTTTACCAGCAAGGAAGCAATGGCTCAAGGTTTTTGGGTGTTGGACGGACAGAGGCAGGTCATTACAGTGATGACTCCAACTTCCTCCCAGGGCTTCCCCGTCGCGTGGCCAGTCAACCAGATGTCAAATTCCATCTGTCAAGGGGTTCAAACCCTGCTTTTAATCCAGCTTCTGAGTTCCGTCCCCTTGGTTACTACCCCCATCTCACACGGCCGTCCAGACCCACCTACCTCCCACTAAATTCTTCTCCTCTGCCCGAACGTCCCACTTCACTTTGTATGATtggaggtgctgcaggaagTTACAGTGACTCAGACCCAGAGGTTTTCTACCCTTATTACTGCCCACCACCTCCCCTGGGGAGGATGGCACGGCCCTCTGGACTTGCCAGAATGAGATTCTCCTCTGGTAGCCTCCAacttgatgaggaggaagaggaagaagaagatgcaGCAGAAAAGGAGAAAGTGAAAAAGGAGTTGATGGGTGAAGTGAAGAAAGAAGGACAACAAGATAGAGATAAGACAAAAAGTCCTGCAAAGATCACGGAGGTCACGATCTGA
- the LOC114845399 gene encoding FERM domain-containing protein 7 isoform X3 produces the protein MGDGGRRTGSFTARTRVSKETKLRLRVIFLDDSERTFEVEQKVLGGDFFNKVCGHLKLLEKEYFGLEFRHCSGSYVWLELLKPLAKQIKHTNDLFFRFIVKFFPPDPGQLKRGLTRYLFALQIKQDLSNGSLTCNDNSAALLVSHILQSELGDYDDDLDCQHLEMKQYVPNQEYIDHKIIRFHKKHRGMSPADSDIQLLEVARKLDMYSIRPHPAHDGEGMRINLAVTHSGVLVFQGNTKINTFSWAKIRKLSFKRKHFLIKLHDQVRPSCKDTLEFSMASRDVCKSFWKMCVEYHAFFRLAEEPKAVHKTLLSCKGSSFRYSGRTQKQLLECMGSGEKKPLHFERTHCQSDFDPRQCRSSPDLLTDVSKQLYEHSHPFQRAGHALAVHSQDEFEPHHRGATDVEMERGGAKRSYSTVEVTQRYHPLSQAASHSSSLHQSTPSPKMRSASTSIMDDVSGGRIGAYRQAQRLAGVYGNRSRRRPNPQPHPDAAQQLVLLYPNNPAYQYHPVLPTFPFAGSSPLNRHPYLTDYVAVSSLERFPMARRRDYVPVDSLSRQPFYPLGHDSPSHSPIRRNLRPSGSGGLGLARVYQQGSNGSRFLGVGRTEAGHYSDDSNFLPGLPRRVASQPDVKFHLSRGSNPAFNPASEFRPLGYYPHLTRPSRPTYLPLNSSPLPERPTSLCMIGGAAGSYSDSDPEVFYPYYCPPPPLGRMARPSGLARMRFSSGSLQLDEEEEEEEDAAEKEKVKKELMGEVKKEGQQDRDKTKSPAKITEVTI, from the exons atggggGACGGTGGCAGGCGGACGGGGAGTTTCACGGCCAGGACCCGCGTCTCCAAGGAGACCAAGCTCCGGCTGCGCGTGATCTTCCTGGATGATAGTGAGCGCACGTTCGAGGTGGAG cAAAAGGTTTTAGGAGGCGACTTTTTCAACAAAGTGTGTGGTcatctgaagctgctggagaaAGAGTACTTTGGACTGGAGTTCAGACACTGCAGCGGCAGCTAT GTCTGGTTGGAGTTACTGAAGCCACTGGCCAAACAGATCAAGC ACACCAACGATCTGTTCTTCAGGTTTATCGTCAAATTCTTCCCACCAGACCCCGGGCAGCTCAAGAGAGGCCTCACCAG GTATCTTTTTGCCTTACAGATAAAGCAGGACTTGTCTAATGGCAGCTTGACATGTAATGACAACAGTGCCGCCCTGCTGGTCTCCCACATATTGCAGT CAGAGCTAGGGGACTATGATGATGATCTGGACTGTCAGCATTTAGAGATGAAGCAGTATGTCCCAAACCAGGAATATATAGATCACAAGATCATTAGGTTCCACAAGAAACACAG AGGCATGTCTCCAGCAGACTCAGACATCCAACTGCTGGAAGTGGCAAGGAAGTTGGACATGTACAGCATTAGGCCTCACCCAGCACACGATGGAGAGGGAATGAGAATCAACCTGGCTGTCACACATTCTGGAGTACTGGTCTTTCAA GGTAACACCAAAATCAACACGTTTAGCTGGGCGAAAATCCGCAAACTGAGCTTCAAACGCAAACATTTCCTCATCAAACTACACGACCAAGTCAGG CCATCGTGTAAGGACACCCTTGAGTTCTCTATGGCGAGTCGTGATGTGTGCAAGTCGTTCTGGAAGATGTGTGTAGAGTACCACGCTTTCTTCAGATTGGCTGAGGAGCCCAAGGCAGTACACAAAACACTACTGTCCTGTAAGGGCTCCAGCTTCAGATACAG TGGACGAACACAGAAGCAGTTGCTTGAGTGCATGGGATCAGGGGAGAAAAAGCCTTTGCACTTTGAGAG AACTCACTGCCAGTCTGACTTTGATCCAAGACAGTGCAGGTCATCTCCTGATCTCCTGACAGATGTCTCCAAACAA CTGTATGAACATTCTCACCCGTTTCAGCGGGCGGGTCACGCCTTGGCAGTCCACAGTCAGGACGAGTTTGAGCCCCATCATCGAGGTGCCACTGATGTTGAAATGGAGCGGGGAGGAGCTAAACGCAGCTATTCAACTGTTGAGGTCACCCAGAGGTACCATCCTCTCTCCCAGGCTGCTTCCCACTCCTCATCTCTCCACCAGTCAACTCCATCTCCGAAGATGAGGTCAGCGTCgacatccatcatggatgaCGTGAGCGGTGGGCGCATCGGGGCATACCGCCAAGCCCAAAGGTTAGCTGGTGTTTATGGCAACCGGTCACGGCGTCGACCCAATCCTCAACCACACCCGGATGCTGCACAGCAACTGGTTCTTCTATATCCAAACAACCCTGCCTACCAGTATCACCCTGTCCTCCCAACATTTCCATTCGCTGGTTCCTCACCACTCAACCGTCATCCCTACTTGACGGACTACGTTGCCGTCTCATCCCTGGAACGTTTCCCAATGGCAAGAAGGCGAGATTATGTGCCAGTGGACAGTCTATCGAGACAGCCCTTCTACCCATTAGGTCATGATTCTCCGAGTCATTCACCAATCAGGAGAAACCTTCGCCCCTCTGGATCAGGCGGGCTGGGATTGGCTAGAGTTTACCAGCAAGGAAGCAATGGCTCAAGGTTTTTGGGTGTTGGACGGACAGAGGCAGGTCATTACAGTGATGACTCCAACTTCCTCCCAGGGCTTCCCCGTCGCGTGGCCAGTCAACCAGATGTCAAATTCCATCTGTCAAGGGGTTCAAACCCTGCTTTTAATCCAGCTTCTGAGTTCCGTCCCCTTGGTTACTACCCCCATCTCACACGGCCGTCCAGACCCACCTACCTCCCACTAAATTCTTCTCCTCTGCCCGAACGTCCCACTTCACTTTGTATGATtggaggtgctgcaggaagTTACAGTGACTCAGACCCAGAGGTTTTCTACCCTTATTACTGCCCACCACCTCCCCTGGGGAGGATGGCACGGCCCTCTGGACTTGCCAGAATGAGATTCTCCTCTGGTAGCCTCCAacttgatgaggaggaagaggaagaagaagatgcaGCAGAAAAGGAGAAAGTGAAAAAGGAGTTGATGGGTGAAGTGAAGAAAGAAGGACAACAAGATAGAGATAAGACAAAAAGTCCTGCAAAGATCACGGAGGTCACGATCTGA
- the LOC114845399 gene encoding FERM domain-containing protein 7 isoform X1, producing MGDGGRRTGSFTARTRVSKETKLRLRVIFLDDSERTFEVEQKVLGGDFFNKVCGHLKLLEKEYFGLEFRHCSGSYVYSKLTNIPIYTDPHIQSQPCNSLLLQVWLELLKPLAKQIKHTNDLFFRFIVKFFPPDPGQLKRGLTRYLFALQIKQDLSNGSLTCNDNSAALLVSHILQSELGDYDDDLDCQHLEMKQYVPNQEYIDHKIIRFHKKHRGMSPADSDIQLLEVARKLDMYSIRPHPAHDGEGMRINLAVTHSGVLVFQGNTKINTFSWAKIRKLSFKRKHFLIKLHDQVRPSCKDTLEFSMASRDVCKSFWKMCVEYHAFFRLAEEPKAVHKTLLSCKGSSFRYSGRTQKQLLECMGSGEKKPLHFERTHCQSDFDPRQCRSSPDLLTDVSKQLYEHSHPFQRAGHALAVHSQDEFEPHHRGATDVEMERGGAKRSYSTVEVTQRYHPLSQAASHSSSLHQSTPSPKMRSASTSIMDDVSGGRIGAYRQAQRLAGVYGNRSRRRPNPQPHPDAAQQLVLLYPNNPAYQYHPVLPTFPFAGSSPLNRHPYLTDYVAVSSLERFPMARRRDYVPVDSLSRQPFYPLGHDSPSHSPIRRNLRPSGSGGLGLARVYQQGSNGSRFLGVGRTEAGHYSDDSNFLPGLPRRVASQPDVKFHLSRGSNPAFNPASEFRPLGYYPHLTRPSRPTYLPLNSSPLPERPTSLCMIGGAAGSYSDSDPEVFYPYYCPPPPLGRMARPSGLARMRFSSGSLQLDEEEEEEEDAAEKEKVKKELMGEVKKEGQQDRDKTKSPAKITEVTI from the exons atggggGACGGTGGCAGGCGGACGGGGAGTTTCACGGCCAGGACCCGCGTCTCCAAGGAGACCAAGCTCCGGCTGCGCGTGATCTTCCTGGATGATAGTGAGCGCACGTTCGAGGTGGAG cAAAAGGTTTTAGGAGGCGACTTTTTCAACAAAGTGTGTGGTcatctgaagctgctggagaaAGAGTACTTTGGACTGGAGTTCAGACACTGCAGCGGCAGCTATGTATACAGCAAACTAACAAACATACCAATATATACAGACCCACACATACAGAGTCAACCATGTAATTCCCTTCTGTTGCAGGTCTGGTTGGAGTTACTGAAGCCACTGGCCAAACAGATCAAGC ACACCAACGATCTGTTCTTCAGGTTTATCGTCAAATTCTTCCCACCAGACCCCGGGCAGCTCAAGAGAGGCCTCACCAG GTATCTTTTTGCCTTACAGATAAAGCAGGACTTGTCTAATGGCAGCTTGACATGTAATGACAACAGTGCCGCCCTGCTGGTCTCCCACATATTGCAGT CAGAGCTAGGGGACTATGATGATGATCTGGACTGTCAGCATTTAGAGATGAAGCAGTATGTCCCAAACCAGGAATATATAGATCACAAGATCATTAGGTTCCACAAGAAACACAG AGGCATGTCTCCAGCAGACTCAGACATCCAACTGCTGGAAGTGGCAAGGAAGTTGGACATGTACAGCATTAGGCCTCACCCAGCACACGATGGAGAGGGAATGAGAATCAACCTGGCTGTCACACATTCTGGAGTACTGGTCTTTCAA GGTAACACCAAAATCAACACGTTTAGCTGGGCGAAAATCCGCAAACTGAGCTTCAAACGCAAACATTTCCTCATCAAACTACACGACCAAGTCAGG CCATCGTGTAAGGACACCCTTGAGTTCTCTATGGCGAGTCGTGATGTGTGCAAGTCGTTCTGGAAGATGTGTGTAGAGTACCACGCTTTCTTCAGATTGGCTGAGGAGCCCAAGGCAGTACACAAAACACTACTGTCCTGTAAGGGCTCCAGCTTCAGATACAG TGGACGAACACAGAAGCAGTTGCTTGAGTGCATGGGATCAGGGGAGAAAAAGCCTTTGCACTTTGAGAG AACTCACTGCCAGTCTGACTTTGATCCAAGACAGTGCAGGTCATCTCCTGATCTCCTGACAGATGTCTCCAAACAA CTGTATGAACATTCTCACCCGTTTCAGCGGGCGGGTCACGCCTTGGCAGTCCACAGTCAGGACGAGTTTGAGCCCCATCATCGAGGTGCCACTGATGTTGAAATGGAGCGGGGAGGAGCTAAACGCAGCTATTCAACTGTTGAGGTCACCCAGAGGTACCATCCTCTCTCCCAGGCTGCTTCCCACTCCTCATCTCTCCACCAGTCAACTCCATCTCCGAAGATGAGGTCAGCGTCgacatccatcatggatgaCGTGAGCGGTGGGCGCATCGGGGCATACCGCCAAGCCCAAAGGTTAGCTGGTGTTTATGGCAACCGGTCACGGCGTCGACCCAATCCTCAACCACACCCGGATGCTGCACAGCAACTGGTTCTTCTATATCCAAACAACCCTGCCTACCAGTATCACCCTGTCCTCCCAACATTTCCATTCGCTGGTTCCTCACCACTCAACCGTCATCCCTACTTGACGGACTACGTTGCCGTCTCATCCCTGGAACGTTTCCCAATGGCAAGAAGGCGAGATTATGTGCCAGTGGACAGTCTATCGAGACAGCCCTTCTACCCATTAGGTCATGATTCTCCGAGTCATTCACCAATCAGGAGAAACCTTCGCCCCTCTGGATCAGGCGGGCTGGGATTGGCTAGAGTTTACCAGCAAGGAAGCAATGGCTCAAGGTTTTTGGGTGTTGGACGGACAGAGGCAGGTCATTACAGTGATGACTCCAACTTCCTCCCAGGGCTTCCCCGTCGCGTGGCCAGTCAACCAGATGTCAAATTCCATCTGTCAAGGGGTTCAAACCCTGCTTTTAATCCAGCTTCTGAGTTCCGTCCCCTTGGTTACTACCCCCATCTCACACGGCCGTCCAGACCCACCTACCTCCCACTAAATTCTTCTCCTCTGCCCGAACGTCCCACTTCACTTTGTATGATtggaggtgctgcaggaagTTACAGTGACTCAGACCCAGAGGTTTTCTACCCTTATTACTGCCCACCACCTCCCCTGGGGAGGATGGCACGGCCCTCTGGACTTGCCAGAATGAGATTCTCCTCTGGTAGCCTCCAacttgatgaggaggaagaggaagaagaagatgcaGCAGAAAAGGAGAAAGTGAAAAAGGAGTTGATGGGTGAAGTGAAGAAAGAAGGACAACAAGATAGAGATAAGACAAAAAGTCCTGCAAAGATCACGGAGGTCACGATCTGA
- the stk26 gene encoding serine/threonine-protein kinase 26 isoform X3 — MEYLGGGSALDLLRAGPFEESQIATMLKEILKGLDYLHSEKKIHRDIKAANVLLSEHGQVKLADFGVAGQLTDTQIKRETFVGTPFWMAPEVIQQSAYDSKADIWSLGITAIELAKGEPPNSDMHPMRVLFHIPKSPPPTLSGEFSKSFKDFTEACLNKDPAFRPTAKELLKHRFIVRHCKKTSYLSELIDRYRRWKEEGHSDSSSDESDGESSNKENAESPPWSFTTVRKKKTESRKVLNGTGQDQQSKSTSLTTVISPVFTELKQQHKEHSEQRLAIEELERNIRLAEDVCPGITDRMITNIIARYQKFTAN; from the exons ATGGAGTACCTTGGCGGGGGTTCGGCGTTGGACTTG CTGCGGGCGGGTCCATTTGAAGAGTCTCAGATTGCTACTATGCTTAAGGAGATCCTGAAGGGGCTTGACTACCTGCACTCTGAGAAAAAGATTCACAGAGACATTAAAG CTGCCAACGTCCTGCTGTCGGAGCACGGTCAGGTGAAACTGGCGGATTTCGGGGTGGCCGGTCAGCTGACGGATACACAGATCAAGAGGGAAACGTTTGTGGGAACCCCATTCTGGATGGCTCCAGAGGTCATCCAGCAGTCTGCATACGACTCGAAG GCCGACATTTGGTCACTGGGCATCACGGCCATCGAGCTCGCCAAGGGTGAACCTCCAAATTCAGACATGCATCCAATGCGAGTGCTGTTCCACATTCCCAAATCTCCTCCTCCGACGTTGTCTGGAGAATTTTCCAAGAGCTTCAAAGACTTCACTGAGGCCTGTCTCAACAAGGACCCAGCCTTT CGTCCTACAGCGAAGGAGCTTCTTAAACACAGGTTCATTGTCAGACACTGTAAGAAGACGTCCTACCTCAGCGAGTTGATTGACCGGTACAGGAGATGGAAGGAAGAGGGCCATAGCGACAGCAGCTCTGACGAGTCTGACGG TGAGTCCAGTAATAAGGAAAATGCTGAGTCTCCTCCGTGGTCCTTCACCACGGTCCGCAAAAAGAAGACGGAGAGCAGGAAGGTCCTGAATGGAACG GGTCAGGATCAACAGAGTAAATCTACCAGTCTGACTACAGTCATCTCCCCTGTCTTCACTGAG TTAAAACAGCAGCATAAGGAGCACTCTGAGCAGCGGTTGGCCATCGAGGAGCTGGAACGCAACATCCGATTGGCTGAAGATGTCTGTCCAGGTATCACGGACAGGATGATCACAAACATTATCGCCAGGTATCAGAA GTTCACAGCCAACTGA